One Kitasatospora sp. NBC_01266 genomic window carries:
- a CDS encoding XRE family transcriptional regulator: protein MDRRRFLALSGTALTAHVHHWGIADPEPLYRAANGGQITGELIEHLRGTADQLRHMDASTGSGSLADLARAHLSLLEGMLRNASYDESTGRSLAAVAADTATQLGWFHFDAGRHALAQQALLGALRAAHASGDSRLGAGALSYLAIQSYSNGDPRDAVGAMQAAREKVKAVNSPSLKAMLLMRQARGYAKLGEREACLRALGTAAELTAAGPAEEDPGWLYWINEGEVAGQAGSCHLDLGDPRPAAVNFEAAHASLNPADRRTRALFEARAASAHLRSGESEAGYAAVENVLELAVGVRSSRLYEHLGRTADDLRSFGGGARTRELIERADLLLAQRN from the coding sequence ATGGACCGCCGCCGATTTCTCGCACTGTCAGGCACAGCGCTGACCGCACACGTCCACCACTGGGGCATCGCCGACCCGGAGCCGTTGTACCGGGCAGCGAACGGAGGCCAGATCACCGGCGAGCTGATCGAGCACCTCCGGGGTACGGCCGATCAGCTGCGGCACATGGATGCCAGCACTGGCAGTGGGAGTCTCGCCGACCTGGCTCGCGCCCATCTCTCCCTCCTGGAAGGGATGCTGCGGAACGCGAGCTACGACGAGTCGACCGGCCGCTCACTCGCTGCCGTCGCCGCCGACACTGCCACCCAGCTCGGATGGTTCCATTTCGATGCCGGACGCCACGCCCTGGCTCAGCAGGCCCTGTTGGGCGCGCTGCGAGCGGCTCACGCCTCCGGAGATTCGCGGCTCGGCGCTGGAGCGCTCTCCTACCTGGCGATCCAGAGCTACTCCAACGGTGACCCCCGTGACGCGGTCGGTGCGATGCAGGCTGCCAGGGAGAAGGTCAAGGCCGTCAACTCGCCTTCCCTGAAGGCGATGCTCCTCATGCGGCAGGCACGCGGTTACGCCAAGCTGGGGGAGCGGGAAGCGTGCCTTCGGGCTTTGGGGACCGCCGCCGAACTCACAGCAGCGGGTCCTGCGGAGGAAGATCCCGGCTGGCTGTACTGGATCAACGAAGGTGAGGTCGCGGGGCAGGCCGGCAGTTGCCATCTCGACCTGGGGGACCCGCGGCCGGCTGCCGTCAATTTCGAAGCAGCCCATGCGTCTTTGAACCCGGCGGACCGCCGGACCCGCGCCTTGTTCGAAGCACGAGCGGCCTCTGCTCACCTGCGGAGCGGTGAGAGCGAGGCGGGATACGCGGCCGTCGAGAACGTGCTGGAGCTGGCGGTCGGTGTTCGGTCGTCCCGCCTGTACGAGCACCTCGGTCGCACAGCGGACGACCTGCGATCCTTCGGTGGTGGCGCGCGCACGCGCGAGTTGATCGAACGCGCCGACCTGCTGCTGGCCCAGAGGAACTGA
- a CDS encoding IS701 family transposase yields the protein MRVEPRRRMRDYVRGLLGPVGRKNSWQLAEYAGHQAPHSLQHLLAGARWEADEVRDDLQAYAAEQLGSPDGVFIIDDTGFVKKGTTSAGVQRQYSGTAGRTENCQIGVFAAYATSRGHALVDRELYLPNSWTDDRERCRAARVPDGRVFATKGELARTMITRALASPLPIAWVTADSAYGQDSHFRRFLEDAQLSYVVAVPKSQQVHGPRIDHLFRQSPPEAWQRLSAGAGAKGERFYDWAAARLPAVWEFDGEEPTRQRWMLARRSITRPDEIAYYLACAPLEATVADLVRVAGCRWKIEECFQSAKNECGLDQYEVRRFVGWYRHITLAMLAHMFLAAMAAQEREKGEAITTRPTSWTSRRPRFAVCWQLDPTSVLRTAATQ from the coding sequence ATGCGGGTCGAGCCCCGACGCCGGATGCGGGACTACGTGCGTGGCCTGCTGGGCCCGGTAGGCCGCAAGAACAGCTGGCAACTGGCTGAGTATGCCGGGCACCAAGCACCTCACAGCCTGCAGCACCTGCTCGCCGGCGCCCGCTGGGAGGCCGACGAGGTACGCGACGACCTCCAGGCCTACGCGGCCGAGCAACTCGGCTCCCCTGACGGCGTGTTCATCATCGACGACACCGGCTTCGTGAAGAAAGGCACCACCTCCGCCGGAGTCCAGCGCCAGTACTCCGGAACCGCCGGCCGCACCGAGAATTGCCAGATCGGCGTCTTCGCCGCCTACGCCACCAGCCGCGGCCACGCACTGGTTGACCGCGAGCTCTACCTGCCCAACTCCTGGACCGACGACCGCGAACGATGCCGCGCCGCCCGCGTGCCGGACGGGCGCGTCTTCGCGACGAAGGGTGAGCTGGCCCGCACCATGATCACACGCGCGCTGGCCTCGCCTCTGCCCATCGCCTGGGTCACAGCCGACTCCGCCTACGGCCAGGACTCCCACTTCCGTCGCTTCCTTGAAGACGCCCAACTCTCCTACGTGGTGGCGGTACCCAAGTCCCAGCAGGTCCACGGCCCGCGCATCGACCACCTCTTCCGTCAGTCCCCGCCCGAGGCCTGGCAGCGGCTGTCCGCCGGGGCCGGCGCGAAGGGCGAGCGCTTCTACGACTGGGCCGCCGCCCGCCTGCCCGCCGTCTGGGAGTTCGACGGCGAGGAACCCACCCGCCAGCGGTGGATGCTAGCCCGGCGCAGCATCACCAGACCCGACGAGATTGCCTACTACCTCGCCTGCGCGCCGCTGGAGGCCACCGTCGCGGACCTGGTCCGTGTCGCCGGCTGCCGCTGGAAGATCGAGGAGTGCTTCCAGAGCGCCAAGAACGAGTGCGGCCTGGACCAGTACGAAGTACGCCGTTTCGTGGGCTGGTACCGACACATCACGCTCGCCATGCTCGCCCACATGTTCCTGGCCGCCATGGCCGCCCAGGAACGCGAAAAGGGGGAGGCGATCACGACGCGCCCGACCTCGTGGACCTCACGCCGGCCGAGATTCGCCGTCTGCTGGCAACTGGACCCCACCAGCGTTCTCCGGACCGCAGCCACGCAGTGA